A genomic stretch from Algoriphagus halophilus includes:
- a CDS encoding phage tail protein: MAGEKQDNVWPLPKFYFTVDWGSSNTNMSFQEVSGLEIETQPIEYRHGNSPIFSTINMPGIVKNNKVTMKKGVFVKDNNFWDWYNQIKMNTIERQTVVIKLLDESGNPTMVWTLNNAWPTKISSTDMKSDGNEVAIETIEISHEGLVIANS; this comes from the coding sequence ATGGCAGGTGAAAAACAAGATAATGTATGGCCATTACCGAAATTTTATTTTACGGTAGATTGGGGAAGTAGCAATACGAATATGTCTTTCCAAGAGGTAAGCGGATTGGAAATCGAGACACAACCTATAGAGTATAGACATGGTAACAGCCCGATTTTTTCAACGATCAACATGCCGGGAATCGTTAAGAACAATAAAGTGACCATGAAGAAAGGAGTCTTTGTGAAAGACAACAACTTCTGGGACTGGTATAATCAAATCAAGATGAATACCATCGAAAGACAGACTGTGGTGATCAAGCTTTTGGATGAGTCAGGAAATCCAACCATGGTTTGGACTTTGAATAATGCTTGGCCGACAAAAATCAGTTCTACAGATATGAAATCTGACGGGAATGAAGTAGCCATAGAAACCATTGAAATATCACACGAAGGCTTGGTGATTGCAAATAGTTAA
- a CDS encoding GPW/gp25 family protein, producing MDSNDKSFLGVGWAFPPSFDKDSRKLKMVAGEEDIKESIRIILGTIPTERVMYPKFGCDLISYVFESNDPTLYTMLKDTISDALLYFEPRIKVKEIKFDKSQFMEGILKIFIDYTIIITNTRSNMVYPFYFNEGTNI from the coding sequence ATGGACTCAAACGACAAGTCATTTTTAGGTGTTGGCTGGGCTTTTCCTCCGTCTTTTGACAAAGACTCCAGGAAGTTGAAAATGGTGGCCGGGGAAGAGGATATCAAAGAAAGCATTCGGATCATATTAGGCACCATTCCCACTGAACGGGTAATGTATCCCAAGTTCGGGTGTGATCTGATTTCTTATGTCTTTGAATCCAATGACCCCACCTTGTATACCATGTTAAAGGATACCATTTCAGATGCACTGCTATATTTTGAACCAAGGATAAAAGTGAAGGAGATAAAATTTGATAAGTCTCAATTTATGGAGGGGATACTAAAAATCTTTATTGACTATACCATCATCATTACCAATACCAGAAGCAACATGGTTTACCCCTTCTATTTTAATGAAGGAACCAATATTTAA
- a CDS encoding CIS tube protein, whose protein sequence is MDTGKLTKMKLVAYKEPDFSGQIGEYEVLVNPEKYKDKSEIKYSTVLSPIGSSYESTKFRGAGPKVFTMDFFFDGTGILNSEKVDLQIQNLKDLIYTYNGDIHEPNYIKIFWGTQFLFQGRLQSWEPNYTMMDTDGTPLRAEVKCGFIYSITAKKKALLENKNSADLTHVREVKSGDHLPAMCYKIYGDSKYYIQVAKFNGISNFRDILPGDQIIFPPIV, encoded by the coding sequence ATGGATACAGGTAAACTTACCAAAATGAAATTGGTGGCTTATAAAGAGCCTGATTTTTCCGGTCAGATAGGGGAGTATGAAGTGTTGGTCAATCCTGAAAAGTACAAGGATAAATCAGAAATTAAGTATTCTACCGTTTTGTCACCCATTGGTTCTTCCTATGAATCAACCAAATTCCGTGGGGCAGGTCCAAAAGTTTTTACGATGGATTTCTTTTTTGATGGGACGGGAATCCTCAACTCCGAAAAGGTAGACCTTCAGATCCAAAATTTAAAGGATCTGATTTATACCTATAACGGGGATATTCATGAGCCCAATTACATCAAGATATTTTGGGGGACCCAATTCTTGTTTCAAGGAAGATTACAATCATGGGAGCCCAACTATACCATGATGGATACAGATGGAACGCCCCTGAGAGCAGAAGTGAAGTGCGGGTTTATCTATTCCATTACAGCGAAGAAAAAGGCTTTATTGGAGAATAAGAATTCAGCGGATTTGACCCATGTTCGGGAAGTGAAATCCGGGGATCACTTACCTGCTATGTGCTATAAGATTTATGGTGACAGCAAATATTATATTCAAGTGGCCAAGTTCAATGGCATCAGCAACTTTAGGGACATCCTTCCTGGAGATCAAATAATTTTTCCACCAATCGTGTAA
- a CDS encoding phage tail sheath family protein, translating into MAQNLMTPGVYIVEKNAFPGSVVEVATAIPAFIGYTEKASRNGKSLVNEPTRITSYADYLELFGGGFSPKFTLEDPKPGDRNLFSLSDGDKTITYKDDNLFYLYNSLRLFYSNGGGTCYIVSVGTYGGKEGLKIDKDQLLGTSKGEDGKLIEGGLAKLVKEQEPTMIVIPDAVALGADAYEIYKQAMAHCSKMQNRFAILDLFDGYNKREMDVDNVNFFRENIGSENLSYSASYYPWLNTNVVQKPEVSFKNFDDSVDLSAILPEEKAKNLVSTFPKTDDEFLAKLKADKPDISDEDAAAALPQYKSNKETNLHLGLMATSPTYSALLDELRAIMNLLPTAGAIAGIYTMVDNSRGVWKAPANVSLNNVVKPAVNITHDQQQDLNVNAVSGKSINAIRTFPGVGTLVWGGRTLDGNSLDWRYINVRRTIIMLEQSIKLALRGYVFEPNDANTWVTVKSMISNFLNEKWKQGALAGSSPEDAFDVQIGLGTTMTALDILEGRMLISVKLAIVRPAEFIVVTFEQQMQKS; encoded by the coding sequence ATGGCACAAAATCTAATGACTCCCGGAGTCTACATTGTTGAAAAAAATGCTTTTCCTGGCTCAGTGGTCGAGGTAGCAACTGCTATCCCGGCATTTATTGGATATACGGAAAAGGCATCGAGAAACGGAAAATCTCTTGTGAATGAGCCCACAAGAATTACATCTTATGCAGATTATTTAGAGCTTTTTGGTGGTGGTTTTAGTCCTAAATTCACATTAGAAGATCCTAAACCAGGTGATAGAAATCTTTTTTCATTGAGTGATGGAGATAAAACGATCACTTACAAAGATGACAACCTTTTTTACCTCTATAATAGCCTCAGGTTATTTTATTCCAATGGTGGAGGTACCTGTTACATCGTTTCCGTAGGCACTTATGGCGGAAAAGAAGGCTTGAAAATCGACAAAGATCAATTATTGGGTACTTCAAAAGGTGAAGATGGCAAACTGATCGAAGGAGGTTTGGCTAAGTTGGTCAAGGAACAAGAGCCTACCATGATTGTGATTCCTGACGCAGTAGCACTTGGAGCTGATGCCTACGAGATCTATAAGCAAGCGATGGCCCATTGTTCCAAAATGCAAAACCGATTTGCGATTTTGGATTTATTTGACGGCTATAACAAACGTGAGATGGATGTGGATAATGTGAATTTCTTCAGAGAGAATATTGGCTCAGAGAATTTGAGTTATTCTGCATCCTACTATCCCTGGTTAAATACCAATGTGGTACAAAAACCCGAAGTTTCTTTCAAGAATTTTGACGATTCAGTAGATCTTTCAGCGATCCTTCCTGAGGAAAAGGCAAAGAATTTGGTTTCTACTTTTCCTAAAACAGATGATGAATTTTTGGCAAAGCTTAAAGCAGATAAGCCGGATATATCCGATGAAGATGCTGCAGCAGCCTTGCCGCAATATAAATCCAATAAAGAAACGAATTTACACCTTGGACTGATGGCAACCAGTCCGACTTATTCAGCATTATTGGATGAGTTGAGAGCCATTATGAATTTACTTCCGACTGCTGGTGCCATTGCTGGTATTTATACCATGGTAGACAATAGCAGAGGTGTTTGGAAGGCTCCTGCAAACGTGAGTTTGAATAATGTGGTGAAGCCTGCAGTGAACATCACGCATGACCAACAACAGGATCTGAATGTCAATGCGGTATCAGGAAAATCCATCAATGCGATCAGAACTTTCCCTGGAGTAGGAACCCTGGTTTGGGGAGGTAGAACCTTGGATGGAAACAGTTTAGACTGGAGATACATCAATGTTCGAAGAACGATTATCATGTTGGAGCAATCCATCAAGTTGGCATTAAGAGGCTATGTTTTCGAGCCGAATGATGCGAATACTTGGGTGACCGTAAAAAGTATGATTTCCAACTTTTTGAATGAAAAATGGAAACAAGGTGCATTGGCAGGATCCTCTCCTGAAGATGCTTTTGATGTTCAAATAGGATTAGGTACCACCATGACTGCCCTGGATATTCTGGAAGGTAGAATGTTGATTTCCGTGAAACTGGCGATTGTCAGACCAGCAGAATTTATCGTGGTGACCTTCGAGCAGCAAATGCAAAAATCCTAA
- a CDS encoding ATP-binding protein has protein sequence MDNLISEANATCLESELEWFQKLWLLRGKITFELSEQESALDQLAIPSYPPESSNYAKLIAENEMTMEERLVLLLALIPHIKPAQLDILQIKNQNFDLPFTEFGGVKGEKHRGILPTGETIMFLLAGTGLNKRFRLQSMFEKDHFFFRKNILFIDSPNPGEPFLSGTLRISKEYLTYLTTGGTYTPNFDQEFPACKVETEQEWSDLIVNESVMEGVIEIKNWLEHGYKLKSAFDFGRRIKPGFKVLFTGPPGTGKTLTASLLGKSCQMDVYRVDLSMVVSKYIGETEKNLSKVFDLAENKNWILFFDEADSLFGKRSQTSDSHDRYANQEVSFLLQRIEDYRGLVILCTNFKNNIDEAFFRRFQLVLDFELPDFSQRLHLWNTALGNEFEYEPAIDLDRVAEKYELSAASIINVLHFCLLKCMARKSSVILQHDLKNGIKIEKIKEGKSLIA, from the coding sequence ATGGATAATTTGATTTCTGAGGCAAATGCAACCTGTTTGGAAAGTGAACTGGAGTGGTTTCAAAAGCTTTGGTTACTCCGGGGAAAAATCACTTTTGAACTGTCGGAACAGGAATCGGCATTAGACCAACTTGCGATTCCTTCATACCCGCCGGAATCTAGCAATTATGCGAAATTGATTGCGGAAAATGAGATGACCATGGAGGAACGGTTGGTGTTGTTGCTTGCATTGATACCTCATATCAAACCCGCCCAATTAGATATTCTTCAGATAAAAAATCAAAATTTTGATTTGCCCTTCACCGAATTTGGTGGAGTCAAAGGCGAAAAACATCGTGGCATATTACCTACCGGTGAAACAATCATGTTTTTATTGGCAGGTACTGGTTTAAACAAAAGGTTCCGTCTTCAATCCATGTTCGAAAAAGATCACTTTTTTTTTCGGAAAAACATCCTGTTCATAGATTCTCCTAATCCTGGGGAACCCTTTTTAAGCGGCACGTTGAGGATTTCCAAAGAATACCTCACCTACTTAACCACGGGAGGCACCTATACCCCGAATTTTGACCAGGAGTTTCCAGCCTGTAAGGTGGAAACAGAACAGGAATGGTCAGATTTAATTGTCAATGAATCTGTGATGGAAGGCGTGATAGAAATTAAAAATTGGTTGGAACATGGGTATAAACTGAAAAGTGCTTTCGATTTTGGAAGAAGAATAAAGCCAGGTTTTAAAGTGCTTTTTACAGGACCTCCGGGAACAGGTAAAACGCTCACAGCAAGCTTACTCGGTAAATCCTGTCAAATGGATGTTTATAGAGTGGATTTGTCCATGGTAGTGTCCAAATATATAGGAGAAACTGAAAAAAATCTTTCCAAAGTATTTGATCTAGCGGAGAACAAAAACTGGATTTTATTTTTTGATGAAGCGGACTCCTTATTTGGGAAAAGAAGTCAAACTTCCGATTCACATGATCGATATGCCAATCAGGAAGTTTCATTTTTATTGCAAAGAATAGAGGATTACAGAGGATTGGTAATTCTTTGTACCAATTTCAAAAATAACATAGATGAGGCTTTTTTTAGGAGATTTCAATTGGTGTTGGATTTTGAACTTCCAGACTTTTCCCAGCGACTTCATCTATGGAATACGGCATTAGGGAATGAATTTGAATACGAACCTGCCATCGATTTAGATAGAGTCGCCGAGAAATACGAGCTTTCTGCTGCGTCCATCATCAACGTACTTCATTTTTGTTTGCTAAAATGTATGGCCAGGAAAAGTAGCGTGATTCTGCAACATGATTTAAAAAATGGAATCAAAATCGAAAAAATCAAAGAAGGTAAAAGTTTAATCGCGTGA
- a CDS encoding DUF4255 domain-containing protein: MIDTVMVHVRDLINQNFKNQHGFSENKVVISNLVDLDGSSPLEVDDKVVMFLLNLGEEPSLKNHSSRLGAFDGAGFQSKSPILYLHLHVVFCANFRNKKYIEGLNYLSQIVSFFNKNRIIDTSSFGAGVSKKIEKISFELCSLSFDSMSHIWSSIGAKILPSSIYKISLIAIDDSPMTGFVPAVSTTGENSRE, from the coding sequence ATGATCGACACGGTGATGGTTCATGTTAGGGATCTTATCAATCAGAATTTTAAGAATCAGCATGGATTTTCTGAAAATAAGGTAGTTATCTCTAATTTGGTTGATCTGGATGGAAGTTCTCCTTTAGAAGTGGATGATAAAGTCGTGATGTTTCTGCTCAATTTAGGGGAAGAGCCTTCCCTGAAAAACCACTCCTCTCGATTAGGAGCTTTTGACGGGGCTGGATTTCAAAGTAAATCCCCCATATTATACCTCCATCTACACGTCGTTTTCTGTGCAAATTTTAGAAACAAAAAATACATAGAGGGATTAAACTACCTCTCCCAGATAGTTAGCTTTTTTAATAAAAACAGGATAATTGATACCAGTAGTTTTGGAGCAGGGGTTTCAAAAAAAATAGAAAAAATAAGCTTTGAACTTTGTTCATTGAGCTTTGATAGCATGAGCCATATTTGGTCTTCCATAGGGGCCAAGATATTGCCTTCTTCCATTTATAAAATCAGTTTAATAGCAATTGATGATTCGCCAATGACCGGTTTTGTACCAGCAGTAAGTACTACAGGGGAAAATTCAAGAGAATGA
- a CDS encoding PAS domain-containing protein encodes MSKSSTINKPWTISLIYLIVGICWIFFSDKAAEYLVSNDIREMSRYQLAKGIFFVIVTSLLLFILIYRLYSQVNQRKQELELLFTNPNLGILKLDEMGYVTYISENIRKITGYKASEIEGKHIIHFSPVEWKEIDLEELKLISKSKGNEGFTFTKRILCKNGEIIILKAYGMKVVNERIKSVSYITTFQNITDQVKFLNRLESQNKKLKDIAFEHSHVVRAPLARIMGITDLIQNHELDPVEKKELLYNLKLSSVELDQALKEINLKMNEV; translated from the coding sequence ATGTCAAAATCTTCTACTATAAATAAACCTTGGACTATTTCACTTATCTATTTAATAGTAGGTATATGCTGGATTTTCTTTAGTGACAAGGCTGCGGAATATTTAGTCAGCAATGATATTAGGGAAATGTCCAGGTATCAATTGGCAAAAGGAATTTTCTTTGTCATCGTCACCAGCCTTTTGCTGTTTATCCTGATTTATCGATTGTACAGTCAAGTCAATCAAAGGAAACAGGAACTTGAGTTACTTTTCACCAATCCCAATCTGGGGATTTTAAAACTGGATGAAATGGGATATGTCACCTATATCAGTGAGAATATCCGCAAAATCACGGGATACAAAGCATCGGAAATAGAAGGAAAACATATAATCCACTTTTCTCCTGTCGAATGGAAGGAAATAGACCTAGAAGAACTGAAGTTAATTTCCAAATCAAAAGGAAATGAAGGATTCACTTTTACCAAGCGGATTTTATGTAAAAATGGAGAGATTATTATTCTTAAAGCATACGGAATGAAAGTCGTAAATGAGCGGATTAAATCCGTCAGTTATATTACCACCTTTCAAAACATCACCGATCAGGTCAAATTCTTAAACAGGCTTGAATCTCAAAACAAGAAATTGAAAGATATCGCTTTTGAACATTCCCATGTGGTCCGGGCTCCTCTAGCAAGAATTATGGGAATCACTGATCTGATCCAGAATCACGAGTTAGACCCTGTTGAAAAAAAAGAGTTGCTCTACAATTTAAAATTATCCAGTGTAGAGTTGGACCAGGCATTGAAGGAAATCAACCTAAAAATGAATGAGGTTTGA
- a CDS encoding phage tail protein: MDYGFFQDGYAPPTAFHFSVKFLKYGDMESSFQEVSGLKVSVKVTEKKEGGDNEYVHYLPNPPVFQDLVLKRCLLPNEELTNWCRDALEKFKFEPLNLQIILLGPNRESMASWTVEKAFPISWELSPLNSTKNELAIETLTLKYTKFTKDS; the protein is encoded by the coding sequence ATGGACTACGGTTTTTTTCAAGATGGGTATGCTCCACCCACTGCTTTTCACTTTAGCGTCAAATTTTTAAAATATGGCGATATGGAAAGCAGTTTTCAGGAGGTTTCCGGTCTTAAAGTTTCTGTCAAAGTAACGGAGAAAAAAGAGGGAGGAGATAATGAATATGTTCATTATCTCCCCAACCCTCCCGTGTTTCAGGATTTGGTACTGAAAAGGTGCCTTTTGCCGAATGAGGAACTTACGAATTGGTGTAGAGATGCCTTGGAGAAATTCAAGTTTGAACCCTTGAATTTACAAATCATCCTTTTGGGCCCAAACCGTGAAAGTATGGCGTCCTGGACAGTCGAGAAAGCGTTTCCTATTTCCTGGGAGTTATCTCCATTAAACAGTACGAAGAATGAGCTCGCCATTGAGACGTTGACATTAAAGTATACCAAATTCACAAAAGATTCTTGA
- a CDS encoding phage baseplate assembly protein V has protein sequence MAQLEENSEPVSFEIKIDGSVIDGSIEVISITVEQEINRITNAVIKIADGGSFGLVNEPFANSNGDNFIPGKEIEINLGYADDRSLAFKGVVVSQRLIVKKNSSYIQVLCKDKSFLLTKTRSNAILDQQADSDLFSAMASTTGVSISSDPLTTYPYPVVQHNCTDWDFLVIRSEVSNCYVCTSENSISIKKFDFGTASDITISADLVVIEVDLDLNGENLFSEFEFTGWDQSTQAVILETGSLSDSLSQGNLTANSISGSLSIPKMSKYTSGKVGSEEFKTYSDSWISKSVLSKIQGKVKVVGTTSIKAGDFVELSNFSDRFNGKGFVSKVFQELIDGQWSTTIYLGSNSRWHSSLPDIDDNKAIGLTPSAAGYQIGVVTKIDSDPDNEFRVELQLPAFNNSNSENKIWARLAFPYASADAGFFFFPEIGDEVLVNFLGNDPRFPVITGSLYSSINKPKETPSENNEIKSIYSKSGISITFEDEQKILTVKTPDGHEVVLSDQDKNIKLTDVNGNTMTMDESGIALSSPKDITIEATGDIKMSATGTIDLSATSDLKGSGMNVEMSADTGFKASGNASAELSASGQTTVKGAMVMIN, from the coding sequence ATGGCCCAGCTGGAAGAAAATTCCGAACCGGTAAGTTTTGAAATAAAAATTGATGGATCTGTCATAGATGGTTCCATTGAAGTGATTTCCATCACAGTTGAACAAGAGATCAACAGAATTACCAATGCTGTCATCAAAATTGCAGATGGTGGTTCTTTTGGCCTGGTCAATGAGCCTTTTGCGAATAGCAATGGGGATAATTTTATTCCAGGAAAAGAGATAGAAATCAATTTGGGATATGCAGATGATAGAAGTCTTGCTTTTAAAGGGGTGGTTGTCAGCCAACGACTCATCGTCAAAAAGAACTCCTCTTACATTCAAGTTCTATGTAAGGACAAATCTTTTTTATTGACCAAGACCCGGTCCAATGCCATTCTGGATCAACAAGCAGATAGTGATTTATTTTCCGCGATGGCCAGTACTACCGGAGTTTCTATTAGCAGTGATCCGCTCACTACCTATCCTTATCCTGTAGTCCAGCATAATTGTACAGACTGGGACTTTTTAGTGATTCGTTCCGAAGTGAGCAATTGCTATGTATGCACCTCCGAAAACAGTATATCGATTAAAAAATTTGATTTTGGTACTGCCAGTGACATTACTATTTCAGCTGACCTAGTGGTCATTGAGGTGGATTTAGACCTGAATGGAGAAAATCTTTTCTCAGAATTTGAATTTACTGGATGGGATCAAAGTACCCAGGCGGTCATCTTGGAAACAGGAAGTTTGAGTGATTCCTTGAGCCAGGGAAATTTGACAGCAAACAGTATTTCGGGGAGCTTGTCCATCCCAAAAATGAGTAAATACACTTCTGGAAAGGTGGGGTCTGAGGAATTTAAGACTTATTCCGATAGTTGGATTAGCAAATCTGTGTTGTCGAAGATCCAAGGAAAGGTCAAAGTGGTAGGGACTACCAGTATCAAAGCCGGAGATTTTGTTGAATTATCCAATTTTTCTGACCGGTTCAATGGGAAAGGTTTTGTTTCCAAAGTGTTTCAAGAATTAATTGATGGCCAATGGTCAACCACCATTTATTTGGGATCTAATTCCCGGTGGCATTCCTCTTTACCAGATATTGATGACAACAAAGCCATCGGACTAACCCCTTCTGCCGCTGGGTATCAAATAGGGGTGGTAACCAAAATTGATAGTGATCCTGATAATGAATTTAGGGTGGAGCTTCAATTACCCGCCTTCAATAATTCCAATAGTGAGAATAAAATTTGGGCTCGGCTGGCTTTTCCTTATGCAAGTGCCGATGCCGGCTTTTTTTTCTTCCCTGAAATTGGAGATGAGGTGTTGGTGAACTTCCTTGGAAATGACCCTCGATTCCCAGTGATCACAGGAAGTTTGTATTCCAGTATAAACAAACCAAAAGAGACTCCTTCAGAAAACAATGAAATCAAATCCATTTATTCCAAGTCCGGGATTTCCATCACATTTGAAGATGAGCAGAAGATCCTGACGGTGAAGACGCCTGACGGTCATGAAGTAGTCTTATCGGATCAAGACAAAAACATCAAATTGACTGATGTAAATGGGAATACAATGACCATGGACGAAAGTGGCATTGCTCTCTCAAGTCCAAAAGATATTACGATAGAAGCCACAGGGGATATAAAGATGAGTGCTACCGGAACGATCGATCTTTCTGCCACCTCAGATTTAAAGGGCTCAGGTATGAATGTGGAGATGTCGGCAGATACAGGATTTAAAGCTTCTGGGAATGCCTCGGCTGAGCTTTCCGCATCAGGACAAACGACAGTTAAGGGAGCAATGGTTATGATCAATTAA
- a CDS encoding PAAR domain-containing protein, whose amino-acid sequence MPLAARLTDMHTCPMVTPGLPPIPHVGGPIVGPGAPTVLIGKLPAAKMGDSLVCVGPPDTIVMGSATVMIEGSPAARMGDTTAHGGSIVLGCPTVMIGG is encoded by the coding sequence ATGCCTTTAGCAGCTAGATTAACAGATATGCATACATGCCCAATGGTAACCCCAGGATTACCACCGATACCCCATGTAGGAGGGCCTATTGTTGGGCCGGGAGCTCCCACTGTATTAATCGGCAAATTACCTGCCGCAAAAATGGGAGATAGTTTAGTATGTGTAGGTCCACCGGATACCATTGTGATGGGTTCGGCGACCGTGATGATAGAAGGTAGCCCCGCGGCGAGAATGGGGGATACCACCGCTCATGGAGGGTCAATAGTTCTTGGATGTCCCACGGTAATGATAGGAGGGTAA
- a CDS encoding eCIS core domain-containing protein, whose protein sequence is MSKQALFSKDKPRTANISPQKSPAGLKSQVDNRPESQTQRKVKDMANAHSLPPSFNPTDHASMDTGGNHVIQQKKNNTGLPDHLKSGIESLSGISMDDVQVHRNSDKPKQLQAHAYAQGTDIHLAPGQEQHLPHEAWHVVQQKQGRVKPTMQLKDSVPINDDAGLEKEADKMGAQALEAKFENTSSIQLKAVSHVTQLVNDAGLRPQTDERIDQLKDETVEILKVLSALGNDWEQKYGKIAKEKASGKAESLLKGEETDYPAEIRKAALKELWSRMSTEEKLEMAQEAARLGSNALGSVLSSGWELAKELAFNSEGEPSQEEEVVSSKSRSRQKEKAKARPKPKPSKEEAEKSQGSSGFLLNLTTDDINTLYELYKIRKEALSEIAKAKQQIVDTSGDIGEVLGANVGKLRDEYDFGKRMNSQKQAFLVARKKLDFLKEAINENADMARYKDEIEALEYALNSINGPRSVYIFDLNEEAKQGFPQKCSMAIDYIKISKPLIRDQTISEGLSSIGKALSSVVEGRGKKEEKIGAAKGQLVNTLEGALGKSWSNFTSWGWTPTGIKKMSKELKSADSTDAKLRVAISIAKDASGKESSNRYPETQFFYETLAKVDLNNENSLLIASSVLSQIGGKLG, encoded by the coding sequence ATGAGTAAGCAAGCATTATTTTCAAAGGACAAGCCAAGAACAGCAAATATTTCCCCCCAAAAATCTCCGGCGGGTTTAAAATCCCAGGTAGATAACAGGCCGGAATCTCAGACTCAAAGGAAAGTGAAAGACATGGCTAATGCTCATTCGTTGCCACCTTCCTTTAACCCAACTGACCATGCTTCAATGGATACAGGAGGGAACCATGTGATCCAACAAAAGAAAAACAATACAGGTTTACCGGATCATTTGAAATCTGGAATTGAAAGCCTGTCAGGAATATCCATGGATGATGTACAGGTCCATCGGAATTCAGATAAACCCAAACAGCTTCAGGCACATGCTTATGCACAGGGTACGGATATCCATTTAGCACCCGGTCAAGAACAACATTTGCCACATGAAGCCTGGCATGTGGTGCAGCAAAAGCAGGGAAGAGTCAAGCCAACCATGCAGTTAAAAGATTCGGTTCCTATCAATGATGATGCAGGACTGGAAAAGGAAGCGGATAAAATGGGGGCTCAGGCTTTAGAGGCAAAGTTTGAGAATACCAGTTCCATTCAATTGAAAGCGGTATCCCATGTGACCCAATTGGTCAATGATGCAGGATTGCGTCCCCAAACAGACGAACGAATTGACCAATTGAAGGATGAAACAGTAGAGATTCTAAAAGTTTTAAGCGCATTGGGTAATGATTGGGAGCAAAAATATGGCAAGATCGCGAAGGAAAAAGCTTCAGGGAAGGCAGAAAGTTTGTTGAAAGGAGAGGAAACCGATTATCCTGCTGAGATTCGAAAAGCGGCTTTAAAAGAGTTGTGGTCAAGAATGTCCACGGAAGAAAAATTGGAGATGGCGCAAGAAGCTGCCAGGCTAGGAAGTAATGCACTCGGTTCTGTCTTAAGCAGTGGTTGGGAATTGGCAAAGGAATTAGCTTTTAATTCAGAGGGTGAACCTAGCCAAGAGGAAGAAGTTGTCAGTTCAAAAAGTAGATCCAGGCAAAAAGAAAAAGCCAAAGCAAGACCAAAACCGAAGCCAAGTAAAGAAGAAGCTGAAAAGAGCCAAGGAAGTTCCGGGTTTCTACTAAACTTGACTACCGATGACATCAACACACTTTATGAGCTATATAAGATTAGAAAGGAAGCTTTAAGTGAAATAGCCAAAGCAAAGCAGCAGATCGTGGATACTTCGGGGGATATAGGAGAGGTGTTAGGAGCAAATGTGGGTAAACTGAGAGATGAGTATGACTTTGGTAAACGGATGAATAGTCAAAAACAAGCATTTTTGGTCGCAAGAAAGAAATTAGATTTTCTAAAAGAGGCCATCAATGAAAATGCAGACATGGCTCGATACAAGGATGAAATAGAGGCATTGGAATATGCATTAAACAGTATTAATGGTCCTCGATCAGTTTATATTTTTGATTTGAATGAGGAGGCGAAACAAGGGTTCCCCCAGAAATGTAGCATGGCCATAGATTACATTAAAATCAGTAAACCTTTGATTCGAGATCAAACCATTTCAGAGGGACTTAGCTCAATAGGAAAGGCCTTGTCATCTGTTGTCGAAGGAAGAGGTAAAAAGGAAGAGAAAATTGGGGCAGCGAAGGGTCAACTGGTCAATACGCTTGAAGGAGCGCTGGGGAAATCCTGGAGTAATTTTACTTCTTGGGGCTGGACCCCTACAGGGATTAAAAAGATGAGTAAAGAGTTAAAAAGTGCGGATTCCACTGATGCTAAATTGAGGGTAGCCATTTCTATTGCAAAAGATGCTTCAGGTAAAGAAAGTAGTAACCGTTATCCTGAAACTCAGTTTTTTTATGAGACCTTGGCTAAAGTAGACCTGAATAATGAGAATAGTCTGTTAATTGCCTCCTCAGTCCTCTCTCAAATCGGAGGGAAACTGGGGTGA
- a CDS encoding DUF5908 family protein — MTLIIKQLTIKGEVLNEEALEPTSPISESRLEQTMEEMKKEIKEECLEKMNEALENYLMR, encoded by the coding sequence ATGACTCTGATTATTAAACAATTGACTATCAAAGGAGAGGTGTTGAATGAGGAGGCCCTTGAACCTACCTCCCCAATTTCTGAGAGTCGGTTAGAACAAACCATGGAAGAGATGAAAAAGGAAATTAAAGAGGAATGTCTCGAAAAAATGAATGAGGCCCTTGAAAATTATTTGATGCGTTGA